From the Corticium candelabrum chromosome 2, ooCorCand1.1, whole genome shotgun sequence genome, one window contains:
- the LOC134198606 gene encoding uncharacterized protein LOC134198606: MSAEEYVIALRLRLGIPIFPSLSTRCPCGSIIDAYGDHVLGCGYGNLRIKRHDALRDVIFHTLLEDHSGTRREQHCGGYNNSRPGDVYHPDFLLGRPGYFDITVRNSFQLSHIVHSAYCAGAAAAAGEMEKDDRHKDNVEATGGVFYPLVVESYGTWTSSSLQTLKTIARRTSLRSSITVSRAIVNFHGQLSLRLWQFNARMILDRLSLLGLDRDYSVCSSL; encoded by the coding sequence ATGTCTGCAGAGGAATATGTGATTGCTTTACGTTTACGGCTAGGAATTCCAATTTTTCCTTCTCTCTCTACTAGATGTCCATGTGGTTCAATAATAGATGCCTACGGAGATCATGTGTTAGGTTGCGGCTATGGTAACCTGAGAATTAAACGCCATGATGCGTTACGTGATGTCATCTTTCACACACTACTTGAGGATCACTCTGGCACTCGGAGAGAACAGCACTGTGGCGGATATAACAATTCTCGCCCAGGTGACGTCTACCACCCAGATTTTCTACTTGGTCGTCCAGGATATTTTGATATCACAGTAAGGAATTCCTTCCAGCTGTCTCACATTGTCCACTCCGCTTATTGTGCTGGTGCCGCTGCAGCAGCTGGAGAGATGGAGAAAGACGATCGTCATAAAGACAACGTAGAGGCGACAGGAGGTGTTTTCTACCCGCTGGTAGTTGAGTCCTACGGAACGTGGACCTCCAGTAGCTTACAAACTTTAAAAACAATTGCTAGAAGGACATCTCTCCGTAGTAGTATTACTGTTAGCAGGGCTATCGTTAATTTTCACGGGCAGCTCTCTCTCCGCCTTTGGCAATTTAACGCTAGGATGATTTTGgaccgtttgtctttgttagGTTTAGACAGAGACTACTCTGTTTGTTCTTCGTTGTGA